DNA sequence from the Desulfuromonas thiophila genome:
CAGCGTCGCGGTCAGATCGCCCTCGGCCACCTGCCGGGCAAAACCGATGCCTTTCTGCAACGGACCGATGATGCCACGGGCGATCACCACCGCCAGCAGCAGCCCGAGAGGAACGGCAACGCAGACAAAAATCAGCACACCGGTGCGGGTCTGGGCCGCAGCAGCCAACATCTGGGCATCGGTCATGATATGTTCATCGGTGGTCCGACTGATCTTGCCGAGCAGCTCCTGCACCTTTTCCAGGTTGGGCACGGTTTGCGTGGCATAGATGCCCCGGGCCTGGTCCATGCCCGCCACCAGCGTATTGGCCCGCTCCTTGAGCTGAGCCAGCACGGCACGGGTCTGTTCCAGCGCCGGCACGGTTTCACTGACAAACACCTGCTGGGCCTGCTGTTTGGGCAATGCCATCAGTTGCTTGGCCGACTGGTGCAACCGTGCGTGCGGCGGCTTGATGTCCTCCAGCAGACGGGCCAGCACCGTATCACTGGCAGCCGCTGCCTGACCGGCTTCGCCATACAGGAACTGCCCCAGACTGCACAGGCGCTCATTGGTTTCAACCTGCAGGGTTTTCTGGTCGCTGGCGAAGTAGGCCAGAACACTGTTGGCCCAGACCAGATGGTCGGCCTCCTTTTCGGCCAGAAACTGCGGCAGGCTCAAATCGGCCTGATGAAACACCTTGCCGATGGCGGCGGCGGATTGGTGCAACTGGTTATGGTAGGCCTCGATATCATCCAGCAACGGCTTGATTTGTGGCACCAGAGCCTCAGCCGCATGGCGTCCCTCGCCATAATACCAGCGACCGAAGGCGCATTGCCGCGGATCGGTTTCGACCGCAAGTTCGGTCACCTTGTCGTCCGTCAGCAGGGCATTGACCTTGCCGGCCCAGTTCAGGTGATCGACCTCGCGCTGAACCATCTCGCCCTTGAGCTTGTTGCCGTCGAT
Encoded proteins:
- a CDS encoding methyl-accepting chemotaxis protein yields the protein MNWKDLRLRTKFAVGFGLVLALLVAVGVWSILGISGIVDNAAEVIDGNKLKGEMVQREVDHLNWAGKVNALLTDDKVTELAVETDPRQCAFGRWYYGEGRHAAEALVPQIKPLLDDIEAYHNQLHQSAAAIGKVFHQADLSLPQFLAEKEADHLVWANSVLAYFASDQKTLQVETNERLCSLGQFLYGEAGQAAAASDTVLARLLEDIKPPHARLHQSAKQLMALPKQQAQQVFVSETVPALEQTRAVLAQLKERANTLVAGMDQARGIYATQTVPNLEKVQELLGKISRTTDEHIMTDAQMLAAAAQTRTGVLIFVCVAVPLGLLLAVVIARGIIGPLQKGIGFARQVAEGDLTATLDVQQQDEVGQLAAALRNMVEQLQRVVADVRSASDNVAAGSQQLSASSEEMSQGAT